The genomic segment AGCGTGCCTGCGGAGATCGCAGAAAGCCCTCCAGCCAAGCCATCCATGCCATCCGAAAAATTGATGACCGTCGTTACTCCGAAAATCCACAAGATGGTCAGAATGAACTGCAACCATTCCGGGAGCAATATGTATTCGCCACTCAAAGGATTGTAAAAGCCGGAAAAAGTAATACCCGACAAGTAGACAATCACCGCGGCCGATACTTGGACGATCAGCTTGGGCAGGGCGGAAAAATCCTTGCCTTGCGTCTTGTACCAGTCATCAATGGTACCGATAATAAGCAGCAGTAGTGAGCCTGACAGAACAGCGATCGTTTGCCCGGTTGATTCTTTCGAGAAGAGCAAAAACGATGCAGCAAAGCCGACAAAAATAGCGTAGCTGGCTGTCAATGGGATAGGCTCCCGGTGAATTTTTCTTTCCACGTCTTTACGAGGCTTGTCCACAAAATCAAGTCGAAATGCCAATTTAGCCAGAGGCGGAATCAGCACCATAACGATACAAAACGACAGGAAAAACGAAAGGGCGTACGTTATCGTGACCATCTCCTACAGGTAGTGAGCTTTCTATTGAAAAAGATACTCGCATACCGTGTTGTTTGACAAGTCTATTATAGGGAGTATTCCAAATTTTGTCGACTCTTGCAATCATGTGAGGGTGAGGTACCAAAAAAAGTTGGTACTTATCTCCAGCAGATCCGATCCCTATAATCCTTCGTAGGAGGGATCCAGATGGAATACTTGGCATTATGGTTTATCGTGGGGATCATCTTTTCTATAACACTTGCCGCGAAACAGATCAAGCCGTGGCTGAAATTCGTTATATTCGGTTACTATCTCGTGCTATCCTACCTATTTATCTCTCGTAAAGAACAGATATATAGTGAATATCATCGGGTGCCCGTGCCGGAGCAGTTCTGGGAAACCAACTCGGATTGGGTTGGATTCATGCTCGGCTTTTATTTTGTCCCATTTCTCCTCATCCTGCTGTTCATCTACTTTTGGTTGTTTCGAAAAAACAACAGTGTGAAGAAAAGGTTTTTCATTGCTCTTACCATTGTACCCGCAGCGATTATCTATCTATGCTTGCTGTTTGTTTTCAGTATGTACGGATATCGACCTTAAAAACAATTCGGAGGGGCTTTCATGAAGCCAGCACTTTGTTATCGGGAAGGAATCGAGTTTTCAGAGGAAGAACTGCGTCAGCTGTCCCAGTTGCTGATCGATGTCGTGGAGGATGGTGCTTCGCTTGGCTTTTTACCGCCTATGCAGCTGGAGGAAGCACGCGCCTATTGGACTTCGGTGCCCCAAGAACATGTGAAAATTTGGGTAGCTATACAGGAAGATGTCATCGTCGGAACCATCCAGCTGCATCTGGTGAGTCGTCCAAATGGATTGCATCGGGCAGAAATCGCCAAGCTGATGGTTCATCCTAGAGCGCAGCGTCAAGGGATTGGACGTGGCCTGATGCTGCTGGCAGAGGCTAGGGCCCTTGTGGAAGACCGCAGCCTCCTCGTTTTGGATACACGAGCGGGCGATCCGTCCAACCAGTTGTATCAGTCGATGGGTTACCAGGAAGCAGGACGCATTCAGGGGTTTGGGCGATCGGCTGATGGCAGCCTGCATGATACCGTCCTTTACTTTAAAACAATAGAATAGTCGTACAAGCTACAAGCGGACGGTTAACAGGCGTCCGTTTTTTTGTTTAAATAGTATGAAAAGTATCCATGCTGGGAGGTTCTTATGAAGGTATCCAAGCTTAGGTCTGGCCAAGGGGTCATCATCCGCTTAGGAAAAATCGCTGACGCAGAGAATTCGGGATTAGCGTGACGAGAGAATTTTTGATTGAGGATACCTTCTACGATTGTCTCTCCATGGGCATCGAAATAAACTGAGGAACAGCCCGTCAGGATTTTGATCTGACGGATTTTTTTCATGAAAAAATACTGATTATTCAAACAAGTGGAAAGGGGCCATTATGAAAAGAAAAGTCTCGGCGCTTTTTTTGCAAAGTACACTGCGGGCGAAGATTCTCACGCTTTTTCTCTGCTTGATTGCAATCCCGTTAAGCTTGCAAGGAATCATCACGTACAGCCAGTTTTCAGCTTCAACGGAATCAAGGACGGCTGAATACACAGGGCAGATTGTGGGGCAGATCAATCGCAACCTGGAGCGCAATATACGGGAGATGAAGCGTTTATCTCTCATGCCGCTCTACGATCCAGAAGTCCTGTCCATTTTAAAAGAAATTCAGACAAATACGTCAGCTACTTCTTTTCTCTCCATGGAAAAAAGGGAGAAGATGACGCTGTATATCTCCAGTCTTTCCTATAGCCGACCAGAAGTAAAAGGCATTCAAATCATCGCGGGGAATGGCATGATTTTTTCCAATCTGGACCCTTCCATCATGAAGAGCAAGGGAGACTTGGCAGAAGAGGGATGGTATTCGCGTGTGATCAGGGAGCAGGGGGCAGCCGTCATTATTCCACAGCATCGGCCCGTGTATTATTTGGATGCCTCTGGTGAGCGCTATGTGTCAGTGGCTCGGTTATTGCGAGAGCCGTATACGAAGGTACCGCTCGGGATTATTAAAATCGATATGAAGATGGACATGTTTGACCAAATCTTGTCCGATATGCCTTTTACCAAGGATGGGAGCTTGATCATCGTAAATGAGGGAAACGAGCTGTTTTATGAAAAGAGGGAGAGCGAAGGCTCACCGGGCTATCGTACTTTGCTGCAAGAAACCGAAGGAATCAATCGTGGGGATGCGAACCAGATGATGATTCAGGGACAGCGATATCTCTTCGTGGATCATCAATCGAGAGAGACGGGGCTTGTGGTGATCAGTCTGATACCGCTCGATATCCTGCTCGCAGAATCCAATAGCTTGCGCAGCTTTACGATGCTGATTGCGGCGATGTTTTTACTCGTCGCTGGCGGACTCGCGATTTATTTTTCCTATTCGCTCAGCAAGCCGCTTGTTCAATTGAAAGAAAAGATGCTGCAAGTAAAGCGAGGTAATTT from the Brevibacillus brevis genome contains:
- a CDS encoding GNAT family N-acetyltransferase, encoding MKPALCYREGIEFSEEELRQLSQLLIDVVEDGASLGFLPPMQLEEARAYWTSVPQEHVKIWVAIQEDVIVGTIQLHLVSRPNGLHRAEIAKLMVHPRAQRQGIGRGLMLLAEARALVEDRSLLVLDTRAGDPSNQLYQSMGYQEAGRIQGFGRSADGSLHDTVLYFKTIE
- a CDS encoding cache domain-containing sensor histidine kinase, with the translated sequence MKRKVSALFLQSTLRAKILTLFLCLIAIPLSLQGIITYSQFSASTESRTAEYTGQIVGQINRNLERNIREMKRLSLMPLYDPEVLSILKEIQTNTSATSFLSMEKREKMTLYISSLSYSRPEVKGIQIIAGNGMIFSNLDPSIMKSKGDLAEEGWYSRVIREQGAAVIIPQHRPVYYLDASGERYVSVARLLREPYTKVPLGIIKIDMKMDMFDQILSDMPFTKDGSLIIVNEGNELFYEKRESEGSPGYRTLLQETEGINRGDANQMMIQGQRYLFVDHQSRETGLVVISLIPLDILLAESNSLRSFTMLIAAMFLLVAGGLAIYFSYSLSKPLVQLKEKMLQVKRGNFHERVPVESQDEIGKLSEQFNQMVEEINRLVNEVYLSSLREREAELAALQSQINPHFIYNTLESINMMAIRSGNYDVSDMVSSLGKLMRYTVAREDGHVTLMQELASLESYVRIQKIRLGERLQVFMDVEESLSDQRIPKLLLQPLLENAIAHGIEHQEQGGTIWLTAFCQEGVMQISVRDNGKGMSEQSLSHLLTSLHTPMQQHELTGNAHNGTALRNISQRLTLLFGEEYGLTIESRPDQGTKITMRIPLDFQKGESRHVQSIAGGR
- a CDS encoding MraY family glycosyltransferase — its product is MVTITYALSFFLSFCIVMVLIPPLAKLAFRLDFVDKPRKDVERKIHREPIPLTASYAIFVGFAASFLLFSKESTGQTIAVLSGSLLLLIIGTIDDWYKTQGKDFSALPKLIVQVSAAVIVYLSGITFSGFYNPLSGEYILLPEWLQFILTILWIFGVTTVINFSDGMDGLAGGLSAISAGTLFVVALVKGQSTSAIMAISLIGVALAYLRYNKPPAKIFMGDAGATFLGFILAVIALDGAFKQATVLSLFIPILALGVPIFDNLFVVTKRFLQGKPIYQADASQVHYRLLRSGLNPKQVVTFLCLISVCFSLTSIILLLLGV